From Anaerococcus urinomassiliensis:
TATCAGCATAATCTGCTACTGACCCTGTTTTAAGATAAGATAAAGATTTGTAGGCCCTATCTCTTATTTTAACTTGGTCTACATCATAGCCACCGAGGATTACATCTATAAATCCACGTTCAGAATCTTCTTCTATAAAGTCATCCAAGTTTGAATATCTAAGATCGGCATCTATCATAAGGACACTAATACCGTCTTCAGCAAGGTGTCTTGCTATGTTTAAGATATTTTCAGTTTTTTTCGTGCCAATGCTTGTAGCTGTAAAAGCTATGGAAACATTTTGGCGTCCCATTTTCTGGATTATTTTATCTTCAAGATTATAAAATGATTGAAGAAGGATTTCCCTTTTTTCATCAGTTTGCTTCTTAAACATCTAATTCTCCTTTTTCATAGCTAGGTAATTTACCAAGGATTTCGTATTTATTAGTGTTACTTACCTTGTTATTTATCTCTTTGCTATCTATAACTCTAGTTGTGCCAGATTCTTTATCAGCATCATTTAAATCTGAGACTACTGTGGTCTTTTCTTTTGGCTCAGATTCAACTTTCTTGACTTCTCGCACTTCTTTTACTTCGTCTTTTTTTGCATTTGTGAGATATGCTTTGGCGATTTTCTTGTTATGGGAGTTGATTGAAATCATTGTAATTAATGCCCAAAGTATTGCTCCGGCCCCTGCTGCAAAACCAGCATATTTGATAGTATTGTCTGTCACAGAAGCCAAGCCATATGAATATTCCATAACCTCTGCACCAGAATCATAAATATTATTTATTACCCTTACAGAATAGTCAGCGTATTGGTCAGCCAAGTCTTCTGCGCGTAGCTTGTTTGTGTCTTGTACTGTGATGTCTATGATAGATGAATTTGCAGTTGGCTTTATATCAAGCTTGCTATCTAACTTGCCTACATTCCAGTCAATTGCAAGGGTTTCTAAGGTTTTTTGTTTGATTTTTGAGCTATTGATTGTTGCTGCATAAGTTTGTGCAGTGTTCTTAGCATCATCTACATTCTCAACATTTGATGTAACAATTTTTGCTTGGGCTGTGTATTCCTTGTATCCCGTGTAGTTTAGTCCAAAATATGTTAGCATTCCTATGATAATTCCTGCTATTATTGCAGGTGGGATTGCTGAAAAAAGTGATCTTTTATTCTCCATTTTCTCCTCCAAATTCTCTTGCTCCACTAAGCATAAGCTTGCGAGCTTTTTTTATATCGATAACTTCTGACATTTCTTTATGTCTTCTCAAAAATTGTTCTATATATAGCCTATAAGTCCTTGGAAACAAAGCCTTAGAAAGCTTGCCCTTATCAATAAAAAACTTTTCGTCATAACCTGTAAACCAAGTAGAATCGTCATTATAGACCTTGGCGATAAGCCTTATACTTGTCCTAATTTTAAGTCCTGCTTTGAAAGCATCTCTTAAAAACAAGCTATCTTCACCAGAACCATTATCAGTTCCTGCACCAAAATAAGTTGAAACTGATAAGTTATTTTTTACTATAGAGTCTTTCTTAAAAACAAAATGCACAGATCCATATCTTAAAGAATTGTAAAGCTTAAGATCTTTTTCTTCCTTAACCTTTACAATCTCCTCACCATTTAAATATATTATAGTTTTAAATATGAAAAAATCTACATTAGGATGCCTGTCAAACTCTTCTCTTATAGCCTTACTATAGCCAGTTTCAAAAACTTCATCATCATCTGCAAAAACTAGGATATCTGCCCTAGAATTTAGTATAGCAAGATTTCTGCTTACTCCAAGTCCCCTAGTATCAGTTGAAATCATCCTGACCTTAAAGTCACCAGCATCTATTTCTTCATAAGCATTTTTATCAGTTTGGTTTATGATTAGAGCATCTGTTTCTAGGTTGAATCGCTTGTAGCAATCTATGGACTCTTCATTCATAGTTGAAATTAAAACTTCTATACTCATCCTAGGACCTCGTTGTCTCTGCCTTTTCCCATGTTGCCTTGCTCTTACCGGTAGCCTCGTTATAGCCACCCTTAAGCTGAGCTGCCATCATCATGGTGTAATAATATGGGAAGTAGAAGACTTTGCTCTTACTTTCAGTAAATTTTCCTATCGTTGCAAGGGTGAAAAACCCAACCTGGATTAGGAAAAATACCCTATAAAAGTCTCCCTCATTTAACAAGGCCAAGTTAGCAATAAATAAAACTATGTGGTTAAAGGCCTGCAAAAATCTCAAAGTCTTGTGATTAAAGTGGAAGAAAGAAAACCAACCGTACTCAAAAATATTTAAACGTCTGAGATTGGTGAAAAGATTGGTCAAAATCCTTCTTTGCATCCTAACTTTTCTCTTGAATTCATCCTTACTGGTCTGCCCCGCCTTCTCCAGTGCTATTGCTTTAGGATTGTAGAGGGCTCTCTTGTGGTTTATACCAGCATAAAGAGGCATCTCATAGTCATGGGAGCTTACCAGGTTATAGCGTCGGTAATCGCTCTTCCTACAGGCATAGATCGCACCATTACCAGCAGCAATAGTTGCAATTTCTGATTCGATTTTTCTCACCCTAAGTTCCATATCCCAGTAGGAATTTTCCGCAACAGCCGAAGCTATATCATCATCCTTGGCATATATTAGTGATCCACAGACATATATAATATCTTCATCAGTAAAATAACTTACAAGCTCATCTATGGCATCAGCCTTAAACATGGAATTTGCATCAGAAAAGACTATTATCTCTCCCTTAGCCACATCAACAGCTTCATCTTGGGCGTTAGTTTTCCCTAAGTGATTTTTGACAGTATTGACCTTAATATCATATAGAGGATGATTATTTATAAAGTCTTGGCAAATCTCAACTGTCCTATCGCTTGATGCATCATTGGCCACTATAACTTCATAGTGGGGATAGGTAGATTTTGTAATATTTTCTAGTTTTCTTTCTATTACCTTTTCTTCGTTGTAGGCTGATATTATTATAGATACAAAGGGCTTGTAGGATAAGTCCTTGTCGTTTTTCATTTTCATAATCTTATCTAAGATAATCAATGTGATAGGATAGCCAGCCATAGCATAAAATATGGCAAATCCTACTATGTAAAATACAATTTTCATAATTTCCTCAATTCATAGTTAATTATATAATATATTGCATCTGATTTTCAATTATTATTACATAATATACATTAAGAAATTATTAAATTTAAAAAAAATCGTCCCAAAATAATTGACACTCTTAGGATATAGACAAGATAAAGCTTTGCTAAAATCATCCTAAGAGTGTGCAAATTACGGAACGATATTATTCTACAAAAGTATTAGCTCTACCATCTTCTTTGGCTCTTATAGTTGGGAATATCAAACCTAGAGCAACTAAGAATACTGGTGTTAAGATATTCAAAATCATTGTAACCTTATCATCTGAATACATCCCTAGTAGGCATGATAATAGTGTAATTATAAAGCACCATAGGCCCCAGAATTTACCAGCTCCTTGAGATTTGGTAAACTTGTACTCTCCATTATCCATGGAGTTTTTCTTAAGCAAGTAATAAGCTACGAATACCCATAGATATCTTAGTGGCATACATACAGAGTTTAGTTTTGTAAGTGCTCTTAGAACAGATGCAGCTCCTGGAAGCAAGATTTGTGATAAGATTATTGTTCCAGATAGGATTACAACCATCTTGATTCCATTGACATATGCTCCATATTTGTTCTTTTTAAGAAGTTTTTGTGGAACATGGATACTGATTTTTGGATCGCCTAGTAGTATTCTAAGTGGTGCATCTATAGAAAGAACCAAAATTGACAATTGGCCAATTAGGTTTGATAGGGCATAGATGATTAGGAAGAAGTTTCCTAGGCCGTAGTATTGACCAAGTTTTTGGAAGGCCCAATATGCTCCATTTGCTACATAAGAGTCAAAACTTTCTTGGCTGGCATTGATAACAGCTGGGTCAAACATCCTAGCCATAGCAACAGTCCCAAATAAAGCAGATATTACAACCATTATAGATGCAGCAAGCATTGCCTTTGGGAAGCCTTTTGATGGATTACCTTTCATCTTGTTAATATATGGCGAAATTTTTTCTACACCACCAACTGCAAATACCAAAATTGAAAGTGAAGTAAAATATCCAACGTTAAATGTTGGCACTATTGCCTTTAACGAAAAATCAATATTTTGATAATCTCCACTTGGTGCAACAACTGGTGCAAAAAGTCCTAGGATAATATATAAAATTCCCATAACAAACATAGAACTTCCTGCTATTTGTGTTAGATTCTTAAGTGGATTAAGTCCACGGCTTGCAATAAAAGAAAATATCAAAAGTATTGCTAGTGTAACAATTTGAACATGAGAAGTTTTAAAGGTATCAAAGGTTTCTGCATTATGAAATACTAGCCAAGAAAAAGCCTTCAAAGCTCCTGAACCCTTGGATGCAATATAAGGGATGTGCACGCACCAATAGGTCCAACCAGCATAATAAGCAAGCTTTGTTGTTGATGTTCGTTCAATCCATGAAGAAACTCCTCCTCCAAGATTTTTAAATGTTGATCCCAATTCCCCTACCATTAGTGCATAAGGGATAAAGTAGAGGACGAACATCAAAATCCATGAAAAAATAACTTGAATACCATTAAAGTACATGAAGCCATTGGCAACGTTACCAAAGCCCCACAAAGTTGCAAAAGCCATAAAGGTAAGACTCTTCCAACTTATCAGTCCATTATCATTTTTTTTCATAAAATCCTCCAAATTTATTATATATTCAAATTAACATAGTTTGATATCTAAGTCAACGATTTCATATAAATAATTATGAGTCTTTTCCCAAAATATTTAATTTTATCAAAATAGATATATAATATAAGCAAGCTAAATGAAAAGAGGAAGATATGCACATAACATTAGATATGATACAAAGCCTGGGAATTGCAATTCTCGCATATATTTTGGGCAACAGAATCAAAGAAAACTCAGAATTTCTAAAGAAGTTTTTTATACCTGCTCCAGTTATAGGAGGGTTAATAGTAAGCTTTGTGGTTTTTATACTAAAAACTACTGCAAGCTTTGACATAGAATTTGACCAAGTTCTCCAGGATTTCTTTATGAATATATTTTTTGCATCCATAGGCCTTGCTTGTTCCTTTAAAGCTCTTAAAAAGGCTGGCAGCCTTGGCCTAAAACTTGCCCTTGCAATTATAATATTGCTCCCTCTTCAAAATATCCTGGCTATTGGCTTTACAAAACTTTTTAACATCAATCCACTCTTTGGAGTTGCTATGGGATCTACATCCATGACAGGAGGCATAGGATCTGCCGTAAGTTTTGGCAAGATTATGGAAGGATACGGGGCAAATAACGCCACAGAAATAGGAGTCGCTTCAGCAACCTTTGGCCTTTTGATAGGATCTCTCGTGGGAGGTCCCGTTGCCCAAAGACTTATCAAAAATCATAGCTTAAATAGCGAAAATTTGAATTCTTATATAAATCTTGATGAAAGAAAAGATACCATCGATCAAAAAACATTGATGCGAGCAATTATAATCGTAGGACTTGCAAGCTTTTTGGGAACTTTTATCAATAAAATATTGCTTCTAACCGGCCTTAACTTCCCCTACTATGTAGGCTGCCAATTTGGAGGTCTTATTGTAAGAAACATTTACGATTATCTAAAAAAAGATATCAACACAAAAAGCATAGATACAGTAGGCAATATATCTTTGAGCTTATTTTTATCTCTTGCCCTTATAGGATTAAATATAAGCGCAATTGTATCCCTTGCCCTACCAATGCTTGTTGTTATGGTAGCTCAAGCAATATTTATAGCTATATACACTAGTCTTGTTACTTTTAGACTTGCTGGATCAAACTACGATGCAGCAGTCATAGCAGCTGGTCACTGCGGAGTAGGACTTGGCCAGACACCAAATGCCATAGCTAATATGGAAGCCATCATAGAAAAGGAAGGCCCAGCTGATGTGGCAATGTTTGTCTTTCCTATAGTCCTTGCCATAGCTGTAAATTTATGTAATCCAATAGTTATATCATTTTTTATAAATTCATTAATTTAATCTATAACTAGCTTAATAGCTAGTTCAGAGCGTCTACAAACCCATTAATAAATTGGGTTTATCGACGCTTTTTCTATAAAAGTGATAAATATACTAGCTAATTACTGGTTTCTATAATTTTTCCGATTACCCTTCTTGCTTATAACTATACTAACGGTCAAAAGGTAAATAATGAATCTTACAATCTTAATAAGCGAAGATCTGGCGAATATATAAATTCATATATAAAGGAAAATTATGATTCATCTCCAAGAAGTCTCAGCCTATGATTAACTAAACATTATAATTTAATACTAAAAATGAGAGCAAATTTTGCTCTCATTTTATAATACCAAAGTATAAAAATACTACAGCAGCAAGGATTATCCTATATATTCCAAAAGGAATAAAGTCGTGTTTGCTGATATATTCCATAAATTTCTTGATAACTACATAAGCAACTATAAAACTTAGTACCATTCCTACTACTATTAATAGCCATTGACTGCCTGTAAAGCCGTGGACATTTTTTACTACTTTAAGTAGGGTTGCTCCAAGCATGGTTGGTATGGCTAGGAAGAATGAGAATTCTGCTGCAGCTTCCCTTGAAAGTCCTAGGATCATTGCTCCCATTATAGTTGCAGCTGATCTAGAAGTACCAGGAATCATTGCCAAGGCTTGGAAAAATCCAATAGCAAGAACTGTTTTGTATGGTACATTTATGATATTATCATTTACAAAATCTACTTTTTTCTTATTTCTTTTTTCTACAAATATTATTATGAGACCCCAGATAGCAAGCATGGCTGCTACTACCATTGGATTAAATAAATGTTCGTCTATAAAATCATCAAACAAAAATCCAAGGACTCCTGCTGGCAATATGCCAACTATCACTCTTTTCCAAAGTTCCATAGTCCTTTGGTCTGGGTGAGTCAGCCTATAATATAACCTTGATTGTCCATTTAGACTATCATAATTTTTTGGGAAATATTTGTGAGTTTTTTCATAATCCCAAGGATTTAATCTTTGGAAATACAAGACAACTACAGAAAGTATTGCTCCAAGTTGGATTATAACATTAAAGGCATTGGAAAACTCAGCAGGTTCGAGCTTTACAAATTCATTGACTAATATTAAATGGCCAGTTGATGATACTGGTAAAAACTCTGTGATTCCTTCAACTATAGAAAGGATTAGTACTTTTAAAAACTCAATCATCAAATTCCTCCATAAAAGAATGTTTTTCACCATTTAATTGGTAGCCTATAACCATGTCACAGTTGACATTTTCTGCCGAACGAAGTATTGACATTTCAACATCAGGATTTGACTCTTTCATATTTGCTATAATATTTTTGATCATCTTCCTGGTGTAGGCTTCCTGGGATTTTGTTACTGTGCATGCACAGTTTAGGGCAAAAAGTTCAACATAATCACGCCATTTAATAATGTCTTCTTCTTTTACATAATAAAATGGACGGATAAGCTCCATATTTTCAAAGTTCTGTGCCTTAAGCTTAGGTTTCATTGTTTTAAAATTTCCTGCATAGAGAACATTTAACATTATAGTTTCTATGACATCATTCATATGGTGACCTAGAGCAATTTTGTTGCAACCTAGTTCTTGAGCCTTGGAATATAAGCTTCCTCTACGCATTCTGGCACACATATAGCATGGATATTGGCCCTTTGATACGCTCTCAGCTATTTGAAATACATCGGTATCAAATATTTGTCCATCTATATTTAAGTATTTTAAGTTTTCTTCAAGGCGTTCTCTATTTTCTAGACTATAACCTGGGTCCATTGAAATATAAACTACATCAAATTTCACCTTAGAGTGTTTGTGAAGTTCTTCTATGACCTTGGCCAACAAAAGAGAGTCCTTGCCCCCAGATATTGCAACCGCAACCTTATCTCCATCATTTATAAGCTCAAATTCCTTGATTGCTTTAATGAAGGGTGACCAAATTTCTTTTCTATATTTTTTTATAATCGATCTTTCAATTTCTACTAATTCCATTATTTTCCTCTATAATTTGACAATCCCTGATGGATTGTGTCTATCTGCAACATCTAAAACAATATCTATTTTGGTATCAAGTCCCAAACTTGTAAGGTAATTATCCACTGTAAGCCTTGATAATTCTGGTGTGTTGTTGGTTTCTGATAAGTGGCCTAGGTAAACATGTTCTCTTTTACCCTCTAGGGCATCTGCCAAGACTTCTGCCGACTGGTCATTTGACAAATGTCCCATATTGCTCATAACCCTAAGCTTTAGAGGATATGGATACGGTCCACGCTTTAAGGCTTCAAGGTCGTGATTGGCTTCCATATAATATATATCAGAACCCTTAATCTCATAGGCCATTTTCTCATCTACTATACCAGTATCTGTAAGTATGGTAATCTTTTTATTGCCCAGATATAGGACATAGCCTACAGGCTCTTTGGCATCGTGGTGGATTTTGATTGGAAGTATATCCATAGAACCGAAGCTTAAAAATTTGCCTGTATCAAAAATTTTTATATTTTCTTCTTTGATTTTACCACAATTTTTAGCTAGAGATTGCCAAGTTCCATTGTTGGCATATATTGGCAAATTATGCTTACGACTCATGGTCCCTAGACCTTTAGAATGGTCGGCATGCTCATGAGTTACAAACATAGCGTCAAGTTCCTTGGGTGATTTGCCAATTTCTCCTAATAAGTATTCAATTCTTTTTGCCGAGAATCCAGCATCAATTAGGATTTTTGTCCCCTTGTACTCAACAAAAAGGCTATTACCAGATGATCCTGAAGATAAAATAGCAAATGTGTCCATCTATACCTCTAAATCAAAATAATCTTTCAAAAACTCACAAAGACCAGCTTCATCGTTGCTTTTAGCTACAAAATCTGCTGCACTTTTTGTCTCATCAGATGCATTAGCCATAGCAACACCAATTCCAGAAAGCTCTATAGCAGCCTTGTCATTGGCCCCATCACCAAAATACATAACTTCATCAGTACTAATACCAAGATAGTCACAAAGTGCCTTTAAAGCTTTTTGCTTGCCAGATGATTTCTTCAAAACTTCCAGAGCATAATCCTCGTTTCTCATAGTCATATAATCTTTTTCGATTTCTGATTTTTTATCATGGTAAAAGACATCCAAAACATCCTTGTTTCCCATAAAAGCCGCCCTACCTATATCACTAGGTATCTCTTCAAAAGTCATGTACTTTTGGCGCGGCATGAGCAAAATTCTTTGATCTTTTAGAAAACCATCATTTAAAACTTCTGCATTATTATAAAGAACATCCTTAGAAAACAAAGCAAATTGTAGGTCATAATCAGATAGATAGGAAGATATCTTGTAAAAATCCTTAACAGTCAATGAATTATCGATAATCTTCTTGCCATCAGCATTGCACCTAACAAAGGCACCAGTATTGCAAATAGAATAATCATCAAAAGATTCTAGCCCAAGTTCCTGTCTAATCCACCAAAAAGCATTGAAAGGCCTACCAGTAGCAATGCCAATCTTCATCCCCTTGTCATGGAGGGCTTTAAGAACAATTTTATTCTCTAAAATCACCTTACTAGAAGAATCCACCAGGGTCCCATCAAGGTCAGTGACTATAAGTTTTATATCTTTTTTCATTATAATCCCTTCTATTTTAAAAAATCTCTCGCATATGTATCTTGCTCTCATTTTTCTTTTAAATTCTGAAATTTATGCTTTGACAATATTTTTATAATCACATTTTTATTCTCTAAATACAAAAAGGCTGATTATCGAAATCAGCCCCATAATTTTCTAAATTATTATACTTTTATTAACGAATTATTCAATTTGTTTAGTGTTATTTTGTTTAAAATATGAATGAAGAACTACACCTATCCATATATCTGAAAAATATCCAAATAAATCTCAAGTATAGGCCCTTCTATAAACCATATCCATTTTTACAAATTAATATATATTTTTATCTATCAACCTATTCAACAAAATAATAAATTACAATAATATTTATATATCTGATTATACAAAACAAGTAGTTCTTTTCCTTATTTTGTTTGTGAATGCACTTATAACAAAACTAAATCAAGTGAAATTTTTGCTTTATAGATAGGGTATTTCATCTACATTTAGCTAGAATTTATAACTCTTATCTAATTTTGGGATAGATGAAAATTAAAGTCTACTTTCTTTTTTTGCTTTTTAAAAATCCGACTGTTGCAGCTAACATTGTCAAAACTACATTGGATGTATCTGAAACGCCTGTTTTAACATTTTTAGAAGCTTTTTTATCGCTAATAACTGGAATAATATTTCTCTTAGCATTTAATCCATAGATACTACTTTCTTTGGTATAGCTATCTAAAATATCCATTTCTTTTAAATTTTTGTTGTTATTTTTTTCTACTTCTTCCCTGATATTATTTAAGTCTGGCTCTATTGCAATCATATCTTCTGTAGCTTTATTATCATTACTTGGCCTATCTTCATCATTAGATTTTCCTAATATATCTTTTATGGCAATTTTTTCTTCTGATTTAATTCTAGAATCTTTACTTGAATCAGTTTCTTCTTGAATCATAGGTATTCCTGAATCCTCATGCTTGTCATCAGTTTTTAAATTTTCTTTTTGATGGATTTCAGAATGGACTGATGATTCCGTTTTATTTTCTGGAAGTGTTAGGTCTTCATGATTTGGCAAAACTGGAATTTTTTCCGACTCTTGTGATTGATTGTCCTCTAAATATCCTGGAATTTCTGAAGTTTTAGGTTTTTTTGATTCATCTAAGACTGACTTTAAAAATTCCTTTTTTAGAGCCGTTACTTCTTCTATTGATTTTGCTTCTTTTATATGTTTAATAATTATTTTGGAGTCAATCTCAGATTTTATCAGTTCATCTATGGCTAATTCTTTTGCTTTTTCTAAGGCTATACGTTTATTTTTATCATTTAAATCAAAAGTTGGAGTATTTTCATACTTTCTACTTTCCTCAATTTTAATAAATTCTGGTCTTATAGTCATATCGCCTTCTGGATAAATTACATTGTTAATTTCTCTTATTTTTTCTTCACCATCTACCTTCCATCCAATGAATTTATATCCTTCTTTTATCTGTCCATTATATGATGGAAGAATGTAATCTTCACCAGATTTAATTTTTTCAATAGTATTATTTCCATTATTTTTTACAGATACTACCTGTATTTCTTTATCTTTAATTTCGCCAGTTAGTTTATCAAATATAAATTCTTTTACAGTGGTATTTCTAGCAAAGTCTTTTGCTATAATTTTGATATTTAATTTTTCATCGGTCATATCTTCGATATCTTCTAGTGACTTGTATTCTTTACCATTGACGAATATATGCTTTTCTTGGATTTCTCCATTTTTTTCATTATCACGAAGATCTGATATATTAAATCTAATAAACTTATCTTTAACATACTCGATAGGTGTATTTCCATTAGTATCAACCTTTACCTCTGGTTTTACATTGTCATAAAGGAATTGGTAATGTACACCTACTGCTCTTGCGTTTAGTGGAGAATAGCCAGTTTTTATAAATACATTTCCATCAAGGTCTCTCACCTCGTCTGGGAACCCATTTGTGGAATAATCTTTCATACCCCAATCCATGATGTCACCATCTCTAACATCTATTTTGACATTGAAATCTTTTCTATTATCTGAGTGAAGGTCACCGTAAATCAAGTAGTTATCTATGATTGATTCATTAATTCTCATTTCCCAGTTAAAGCCACCCATATCTCCGATTTTCCCCTTTAGGTAAAAATCTTGGTTTCTAACATATATCTTATTTTTTGGGCTTGGGTTGAAGTAATTATTGTCTATGGATAAATTTATTGGCTTAGTGTCTATATAAAGCATAGATCCATCTTCCCTGATTGCTTCTACATCGGCATCTCTTTCAGATATATATTCTTTTCCATCTTGGGCAAAAAGTACTAGATTTTCCGGCTTATTTAAGTCAACTAAGTTGCCATCTTTATCTATAGCCTCACCTTTATCGTTTACTTTGATTTTAAACACCTGATATCTAATGATATTGAAACCTTCTTTGCTTGCCATTAGAACTGAGCCAGTATACTTTCCATTTGATTGATTTCTACTATCAGAAAAGATTATTTTTTCTGACATAGCTTTTATGTTAGGATTTGTATTTTGTATTTTTTCAATATCCTCACTGCTATAGACACCATTGTTTTCAATCATGTCTGTCTTACCTGGATTGTAGCTAGTTACTTTAATGGCATAACCTTCTCTTACGGCAATCTTATCGTTAAAGAAATATAGGTCTTGGTCTTTATCATAGTATAATTTGCCCACATCCATATCACTTGGATTATCTGGAATCTTGATCAAGTCTCCTTCATTCATTTCAATTACCCTGCTATAACTTGAGCTATATGGAGGTATTTCTTTACTTTCAGTTTTCACTTCTGGCATTCTCACAACTGTCTTTGCTACTGTTGTTCCACGATCTCTAACATAAATCTTCATATCTCCAGCAAATTGAACGCCGTTAGCTATATCATTTATATTTGCATATAGGTCAAAAATCATAGTTTTGTTTTCAGGATCATATTTAGTTGATGTTATCTCAACAGATTTGTAATCATTGCCATAATAAACTTTAGCATTTCTTGAAACATTGTTTACTTTTGCTAATAATTCAAAACTTCCTTCTTCTGATGGAGTTAGAACACCATTAATTTTTGATTTTGCTTCTTCTATGTTTTCTATTTCATATTCTAGATCAGACCCATCTTCGTAGGCAATAATATTTCCATTATCATCATATAGATAATAAAGTTCTACAGTCATAGTTCCACCATTTACAAAATCTTCTACTTCTTTAGTTTTTATTTTGATGGTTTTTTTTAGATCCTTTTCTTCAATTGCTCTTAATGTTGAAACTTTTTCATTAATTTCAATTATTGATTCCCCTTCGATAGGAGTCACTTCTTCTGATGAATTT
This genomic window contains:
- a CDS encoding amino acid permease, whose amino-acid sequence is MKKNDNGLISWKSLTFMAFATLWGFGNVANGFMYFNGIQVIFSWILMFVLYFIPYALMVGELGSTFKNLGGGVSSWIERTSTTKLAYYAGWTYWCVHIPYIASKGSGALKAFSWLVFHNAETFDTFKTSHVQIVTLAILLIFSFIASRGLNPLKNLTQIAGSSMFVMGILYIILGLFAPVVAPSGDYQNIDFSLKAIVPTFNVGYFTSLSILVFAVGGVEKISPYINKMKGNPSKGFPKAMLAASIMVVISALFGTVAMARMFDPAVINASQESFDSYVANGAYWAFQKLGQYYGLGNFFLIIYALSNLIGQLSILVLSIDAPLRILLGDPKISIHVPQKLLKKNKYGAYVNGIKMVVILSGTIILSQILLPGAASVLRALTKLNSVCMPLRYLWVFVAYYLLKKNSMDNGEYKFTKSQGAGKFWGLWCFIITLLSCLLGMYSDDKVTMILNILTPVFLVALGLIFPTIRAKEDGRANTFVE
- a CDS encoding tRNA 2-thiocytidine biosynthesis TtcA family protein: MELVEIERSIIKKYRKEIWSPFIKAIKEFELINDGDKVAVAISGGKDSLLLAKVIEELHKHSKVKFDVVYISMDPGYSLENRERLEENLKYLNIDGQIFDTDVFQIAESVSKGQYPCYMCARMRRGSLYSKAQELGCNKIALGHHMNDVIETIMLNVLYAGNFKTMKPKLKAQNFENMELIRPFYYVKEEDIIKWRDYVELFALNCACTVTKSQEAYTRKMIKNIIANMKESNPDVEMSILRSAENVNCDMVIGYQLNGEKHSFMEEFDD
- the gltS gene encoding sodium/glutamate symporter, coding for MHITLDMIQSLGIAILAYILGNRIKENSEFLKKFFIPAPVIGGLIVSFVVFILKTTASFDIEFDQVLQDFFMNIFFASIGLACSFKALKKAGSLGLKLALAIIILLPLQNILAIGFTKLFNINPLFGVAMGSTSMTGGIGSAVSFGKIMEGYGANNATEIGVASATFGLLIGSLVGGPVAQRLIKNHSLNSENLNSYINLDERKDTIDQKTLMRAIIIVGLASFLGTFINKILLLTGLNFPYYVGCQFGGLIVRNIYDYLKKDINTKSIDTVGNISLSLFLSLALIGLNISAIVSLALPMLVVMVAQAIFIAIYTSLVTFRLAGSNYDAAVIAAGHCGVGLGQTPNAIANMEAIIEKEGPADVAMFVFPIVLAIAVNLCNPIVISFFINSLI
- a CDS encoding undecaprenyl-diphosphate phosphatase: MIEFLKVLILSIVEGITEFLPVSSTGHLILVNEFVKLEPAEFSNAFNVIIQLGAILSVVVLYFQRLNPWDYEKTHKYFPKNYDSLNGQSRLYYRLTHPDQRTMELWKRVIVGILPAGVLGFLFDDFIDEHLFNPMVVAAMLAIWGLIIIFVEKRNKKKVDFVNDNIINVPYKTVLAIGFFQALAMIPGTSRSAATIMGAMILGLSREAAAEFSFFLAIPTMLGATLLKVVKNVHGFTGSQWLLIVVGMVLSFIVAYVVIKKFMEYISKHDFIPFGIYRIILAAVVFLYFGIIK
- a CDS encoding CpsD/CapB family tyrosine-protein kinase, with product MFKKQTDEKREILLQSFYNLEDKIIQKMGRQNVSIAFTATSIGTKKTENILNIARHLAEDGISVLMIDADLRYSNLDDFIEEDSERGFIDVILGGYDVDQVKIRDRAYKSLSYLKTGSVADYADKFLEPKVVRNFFSDISNEYDYVLVDLTENTDVAEANMFAASTDACLVFTKDDLKSSEQTQNSLGQLEKADANILGLAITDYDYSEDELDDLFGGYDE
- a CDS encoding YveK family protein, which gives rise to MENKRSLFSAIPPAIIAGIIIGMLTYFGLNYTGYKEYTAQAKIVTSNVENVDDAKNTAQTYAATINSSKIKQKTLETLAIDWNVGKLDSKLDIKPTANSSIIDITVQDTNKLRAEDLADQYADYSVRVINNIYDSGAEVMEYSYGLASVTDNTIKYAGFAAGAGAILWALITMISINSHNKKIAKAYLTNAKKDEVKEVREVKKVESEPKEKTTVVSDLNDADKESGTTRVIDSKEINNKVSNTNKYEILGKLPSYEKGELDV
- a CDS encoding glycosyltransferase; translation: MKIVFYIVGFAIFYAMAGYPITLIILDKIMKMKNDKDLSYKPFVSIIISAYNEEKVIERKLENITKSTYPHYEVIVANDASSDRTVEICQDFINNHPLYDIKVNTVKNHLGKTNAQDEAVDVAKGEIIVFSDANSMFKADAIDELVSYFTDEDIIYVCGSLIYAKDDDIASAVAENSYWDMELRVRKIESEIATIAAGNGAIYACRKSDYRRYNLVSSHDYEMPLYAGINHKRALYNPKAIALEKAGQTSKDEFKRKVRMQRRILTNLFTNLRRLNIFEYGWFSFFHFNHKTLRFLQAFNHIVLFIANLALLNEGDFYRVFFLIQVGFFTLATIGKFTESKSKVFYFPYYYTMMMAAQLKGGYNEATGKSKATWEKAETTRS
- a CDS encoding glycosyltransferase family 2 protein gives rise to the protein MSIEVLISTMNEESIDCYKRFNLETDALIINQTDKNAYEEIDAGDFKVRMISTDTRGLGVSRNLAILNSRADILVFADDDEVFETGYSKAIREEFDRHPNVDFFIFKTIIYLNGEEIVKVKEEKDLKLYNSLRYGSVHFVFKKDSIVKNNLSVSTYFGAGTDNGSGEDSLFLRDAFKAGLKIRTSIRLIAKVYNDDSTWFTGYDEKFFIDKGKLSKALFPRTYRLYIEQFLRRHKEMSEVIDIKKARKLMLSGAREFGGENGE